One window of Phalacrocorax carbo chromosome 1, bPhaCar2.1, whole genome shotgun sequence genomic DNA carries:
- the LOC135313916 gene encoding noggin-like encodes MCPALPACPSGGRERGVPAGWLTISCCNQGKGEGRALGRDDNQGDAAEQEPTTWHSLLQCCFAMEGPRQGCCLLLLLLLCLILPPGMLGPPPAEPRDPLPPPPVTADPAAHLLRGHPSAPVRPYSLSLSPEDYRYSPKPRHLRPGRLRRLLGSAFDPFWMSAEEPRSRNGSIHKENLESLSRDLAEGAGRYRRKLWRETEGLELPTLLPPGLGLPPELPEALARRLRQWLVERAACRLTSAWVDLGPIFWPRWVRHTACETGTPGCSWPPGMTCRPAQLTHIKLLAWHCWVPRSPVSPHCAWRQIPYPVVAACKCSCR; translated from the coding sequence atgtgtcctgccctccccgcctgcccctctggtgggagggagagaggtgTCCCCGCCGGCTGGCTCACTATCAGCTGCTGTAAccagggaaaaggggaaggcCGTGCCTTGGGACGTGATGATAACCAGGGGGATGCGGCGGAGCAAGAGCCCACAACCTggcacagcctgctgcagtgTTGCTTCGCCATGGAGGGCCCCCGCCAGggctgctgccttctcctcctcctcctcctctgcctgatcCTGCCACCAGGTATGCTGGGCCCACCACCGGCGGAACCCCGGGACCCACTGCCGCCGCCGCCTGTCACTGCTGATCCTGCTGCCCACCTGCTGCGTGGCCACCCCTCAGCCCCGGTGCGGCCCTACAGCCTCTCGCTCTCCCCCGAGGACTACCGCTACTCTCCCAAGCCCCGGCACCTGCGGCCAGGGCGGCTGCGCCGGCTGCTGGGCTCAGCCTTTGACCCTTTCTGGATGTCAGCTGAGGAGCCCCGGAGCCGCAACGGCAGCATCCACAAGGAAAACCTGGAGTCCCTGAGCCGGGACCTGGCGGAGGGAGCCGGGCGCTACCGCCGCAAGCTGTGGCGAGAGAcggaggggctggagctgcccaCCCTGCTTCCCCCTGGCCTGGGGCTGCCCCCTGAGCTGCCAGAGGCCCTGGCCCGCCGCCTGCGGCAGTGGCTGGTGGAGCGGGCTGCCTGCCGCCTCACCTCTGCCTGGGTCGATCTGGGACCCATTTTCTGGCCCCGCTGGGTGCGCCACACTGCCTGTGAGACCGGCACCCCCGGCTGCTCCTGGCCCCCCGGCATGACCTGCCGCCCCGCACAGCTCACCCACATCAAGCTGCTGGCCTGGCACTGCTGGGTGCCCCGGTCCCCCGTCTCCCCGCACTGCGCCTGGCGGCAGATCCCTTACCCTGTCGTGGCCGCCTGCAAGTGCTCCTGCCGCTGA
- the GCAT gene encoding 2-amino-3-ketobutyrate coenzyme A ligase, mitochondrial, whose protein sequence is MWRDAAVRLLRGGGAGTSRAASGAAAAQLRRRLESELEDIRGAGTWKSERVIASRQGPHLRLAGGGAGILNFCANNYLGLSSHPEVIRAAVEALEKFGAGLSSVRFICGTQSIHKDLEEKIARFHQREDAILYASCFDANAGIFEALLTPEDAVLSDELNHASIIDGIRLCKANKYRYKHMDMQDLEAKLQDAQKHRLRLVATDGAFSMDGDIAPLREICQLAQKYDALVFIDECHATGFLGPNGRGTDELLGVMDKVTIINSTLGKALGGAAGGYTTGPKPLIDLLRQRSRPYLFSNSLPPAVVGCASKALDLLMESNAIAQSMAAKTQRFRSKMTAAGFTISGKDHPICPVMLGDARLAAVMAEDMLNRGIYVIGFSYPVVPKGKARIRVQISAVHSDEDIDRCVEAFTEVGRKHGALP, encoded by the exons ATGTGGCGCGACGCGGCGGTGAGGCtgctgcggggcggcggggccggtaCCTCCCGGGCCGCTtcgggagcggcggcggctcAGCTCCGGCGGCGGCTGGAGAGCGAGCTGGAGGACATCCGAGGCGCCGGCACTTGGAAAAGCGAGAGGGTCATCGCTTCCCGTCAAGGTCCCCACCTCCGCTTGGCGGGCGGCGGAGCCG GGATCCTCAACTTCTGTGCCAATAACTACCTGGGGCTCTCCAGCCACCCCGAGGTGATCCGTGCTGCAGTGGAGGCCCTCGAAAAGTTCGGCGCCGGGCTCAGCTCTGTCCGCTTCATCTGTGGTACCCAG AGCATACACAAGGACTTGGAGGAGAAGATTGCACGTTTCCACCAGCGGGAAGACGCCATTCTGTATGCCAGCTGCTTTGATGCCAATGCTGGCATCTTTGAG GCCCTGCTGACCCCAGAGGACGCAGTGCTCTCAGATGAGCTGAACCATGCCTCCATCATTGACGGGATCCGCCTGTGCAAGGCTAACAAGTACCGCTACAAGCACATGGACATGCAGGACCTGGAGGCCAAGCTGCAGGATGCGCAG AAACATCGTCTGCGGCTGGTGGCCACTGACGGTGCCTTCTCCATGGATGGTGACATCGCACCCCTGAGGGAGATCTGCCAGCTGGCCCAGAAGTATGATGCCCTGGTCTTCATTGACGAATGCCATGCAACAGGCTTCCTGGGACCCAACGGCCG GGGTACGGACGAGCTCCTGGGAGTGATGGACAAAGTCACCATCATCAACTCCACCCTGGGAAAAGCTCTTGGAGGAGCTGCAG GCGGGTACACAACTGGCCCCAAACCTCTCATCGATTTGCTCCGCCAGCGTTCCCGCCCATACCTCTTCTCCAACAGCCTGCCCCCTGCTGTGGTGGGCTGTGCATCCAAGGCCCTGGACCTCCTCATGGAGAGCAATGCCATCGCACAGTCCATGGCTGCCAAGACCCAACG GTTCAGAAGCAAGATGACAGCAGCCGGCTTCACCATCTCGGGGAAAGACCACCCCATCTGTCCTGTCATGCTCGGGGATGCTCGGCTGGCTGCAGTGATGGCCGAGGACATGCTGAACAGAG GCATTTATGTCATTGGCTTCAGCTACCCTGTGGTCCCCAAGGGAAAGGCCCGTATCCGGGTCCAGATCTCAGCCGTGCACAGCGACGAGGACATTGACCGCTGCGTGGAAGCCTTCACCGAGGTGGGACGGAAACATGGAGCGCTGCCTTAA
- the LOC104049219 gene encoding histone H5, whose product MTETLVPAPAPAAKPKRARAARRPAAHPTYSDMIAAAIRAEKSRGGSSRQSIQKYVKSHYKVGQHADAQIKLSIRRLLATGVLKQTKGVGASGSFRLAKADKAKKSPARKRKKAARKSTSPRKAARPRKAKSPAKKPKSAAGKAKKKSKASPKKAKKPKTVKAKSLKASKPKKAKRSKPKAKSSARKSPKKK is encoded by the coding sequence ATGACAGAGACCCTGGTCCCGGCCCCAGCTCCGGCTGCCAAACCCAAGCGGGCCAGGGCAGCGCGGCGGCCAGCAGCCCACCCCACCTACTCGGACATGATCGCAGCAGCCATCCGGGCCGAGAAGAGCCGTGGCGGCTCCTCCCGCCAGTCCATCCAGAAGTATGTGAAGAGCCACTACAAGGTGGGCCAGCACGCTGACGCCCAGATCAAGCTCTCCATTCGGCGCCTGCTCGCCACTGGTGTCCTCAAGCAGACCAAAGGGGTCGGCGCCTCCGGCTCTTTCCGCCTGGCCAAGGCTGATAAGGCGAAGAAGTCCCCggccaggaagaggaagaaggcagcCAGGAAATCCACATCACCCCGGAAAGCAGCTAGGCCCAGGAAAGCCAAGTCACCAGCAAAGAAGCCCAAATCTGCCGCTGGGAAAGCCAAGAAGAAGTCAAAGGCCAGCCCGAAGAAAGCCAAGAAGCCAAAGACTGTTAAGGCCAAGTCGCTGAAGGCATCCAAGCCCAAGAAGGCAAAGCGGTCGAAACCCAAAGCCAAGTCCAGCGCCCGGAAATCACCCAAGAAGAAGTGA
- the TRIOBP gene encoding TRIO and F-actin-binding protein isoform X3, with protein sequence MCHVDLMRQLERDRKSTARSLDVGLQPDNSWKRPVSPAQWLEDDWKAPEHAQVTSNPEKPLESNWGNKRLLIYHPQLDGGAFPLQSSASSSGGLQPRSNAREKCNKPDLLNFKKGWMSILDEPGEWKKHWFVLTDSSLRYYRDSNAEEADDLDGEIDLRSCTDVTEFAVQRNYGFQIHTKDAVFTLSAMTSGIRRNWIEALRKNVPPVSAPDVTKLSDCDKENSFHNCVPPKGSHRTEEQQQRGSGSEGNLKGSHWKADGQRHAFDYVELSPLPQDPGNQGSSQRTRGSLRISDRTPKHEELERDLAVRSEERRKWFETTDGRVPNSDGLVGESLLKAGEQDLPTPPLSEDQQIRLNEEIEKKWLELERLPLKDSRRVPLTALLNQSKVCHGDTTEALKKEVQSLRAQLESCRARNESLREAAKSQGDGHVPRGYISQEACERSLAEMESSHQQVMDELQRHHQRELERLRQEKERLLAEEAAATAAAIEALKKAHREEMNKELGRTRSFQQCGSVSDALQKQHQLDVDSLKRELQVLSEQYSQKCLEIGELTQKAEEREQTLLRCQQEGKELLRKNQELQTRLSDEIGKLRSFISSRGSGDRSPHNNERSSYELEVLLRVKENELQYLKKEVQCLREELQMMQKDKRFASGKYQDVYAELNHIKVRSEREIEQLKEHLRLAMAALQEKESLCNSVDE encoded by the exons ATGTGCCATGTGGACTTGATGCGCCAGCTGGAAAGGGACCGGAAAAGCACTGCTAGAAGTCTGGATGTAGGACTACAGCCAGACAACAGCTGGAAAAGGCCTGTGAGTCCAGCACAGTGGCTGGAGGATGACTGGAAGGCTCCCGAGCACGCCCAAGTCACAAGCAACCCAGAGAAGCCATTGGAAAGCAACTGGGGGAACAAGAGGCTTCTCATTTATCAT ccccagctagATGGAGGTGCCTTCCCACTGCAAAGCAGCGCCAGCTCCTCGGGAGGTCTGCAGCCACGCTCAAATGCCCGTGAGAAGTGCAACAAG CCAGATCTCCTCAATTTCAAGAAGGGATGGATGTCCATCCTGGATGAGCCGGGAGAG TGGAAGAAACATTGGTTTGTGCTGACGGACTCGAGCCTGAGGTATTACCGGGACTCAAACGCAGAGGAG GCTGATGACCTCGATGGAGAAATCGACCTCCGCTCCTGCACGGACGTGACAGAGTTTGCAGTGCAGCGCAACTATGGCTTCCAGATACAC ACAAAGGATGCTGTCTTCACTTTGTCGGCGATGACCTCGGGCATCCGGCGCAACTGGATTGAGGCCCTGAGAAAGAACGTGCCCCCGGTCAGTGCTCCGGATGTCACCAA GCTCTCCGACTGCGATAAGGAGAACTCCTTTCATAACTGCGTTCCCCCGAAGGGCTCACACCGgacagaggagcagcagcagcggggctCGGGCTCCGAGGGGAACTTGAAGGGCAGTCACTGGAAGGCGGACGGGCAGCGCCATGCCTTTGACTATGTGGAGCTGTCTCCCTTGCCACAGGACCCTGGGAATCAGGGGTCCTCACAGAGGACAAGAGGGAGCTTGAGGATCTCTGACCGAACTCCCAAGCATGAGGAGCTGGAGCGGGATCTGGCCGTCCGTTCAGAGGAGAGGCGGAAATGGTTCGAGACCACCGATGGAAGGGTCCCAAATAGTGATGGCCTGGTGGGGGAATCTTTGCTcaaggcaggggagcaggaccTGCCCACTCCCCCACTTTCGGAGGACCAGCAGATTCGGCTGAATGAGGAGATAGAGAAGAAGTGGCTGGAGCTGGAACGCCTGCCCTTGAAGGACTCACGGCGGGTGCCCTTGACAGCACTGCTGAACCAGAGCAAGGTTTGCCATGGAGACACCACTGAGGCACTGAAAAAGGAG GTCCAGTCACTGCGGGCACAACTGGAGTCCTGCCGGGCCCGAAACGAGAGCCTTCGGGAGGCAGCAAAATCCCAGGGAGATGGCCATGTGCCCCGGGGGTACATCTCACAG GAGGCCTGCGAGCGCAGCCTGGCCGAGATGGAGTCGTCCCACCAGCAAGTGATGGACGAGCTCCAGAGGCACCACCAGCGGGAGCTGGAGCGGCTGCGGCAGGAGAAGGAGCGGCTCCTGGCAGAGGAGGCTGCGGCGACAGCAGCAG CCATCGAGGCACTGAAGAAAGCCCACCGGGAGGAGATGAACAAGGAGCTGGGCAGGACACGAAGCTTCCAGCAGTGTGGCTCAGTCTCGGATGCCCTCCAGAAGCAGCACCA GTTGGATGTGGATTCCCTGAAGCGAGAGCTGCAGGTGCTTTCTGAACAGTACTCCCAAAAGTGCCTGGAAATTGGGGAGCTCACCCAGAAGGCCGAGGAACGGGAGCAGACACTGCTGCGCTGTcagcaggagggaaaggagctCCTCCGGAAAAACCAG gagctgcaaaCCCGCCTCTCGGATGAGATCGGGAAGCTGCGAAGCTTTATTTCGTCACGGGGCTCTGGGGACCGCTCTCCGCACAACAATGAGCGGAGCTCCTATGAGCTAGAG GTGCTGCTGCGGGTGAAGGAGAATGAGCTCCAATACCTGAAAAAAGAGGTGCAGTGCCTCCGGGAGGAGCTGCAGATGATGCAAAAG GATAAGAGATTTGCCTCAGGGAAATACCAAGATGTCTATGCAGAGCTCAATCACATTAAGGTGCGCTCAGAGCGAGAGATTGAGCAGCTGAAGGAGCACCTGCGCCTGGCcatggcagctctgcaggagaaGGAGTCACTGTGCAACAGTGTTGACGAGTAA
- the TRIOBP gene encoding TRIO and F-actin-binding protein isoform X4, which translates to MTGPRLAEQVPFLEERRRCAFREAESPLHHLSEPDLLNFKKGWMSILDEPGEWKKHWFVLTDSSLRYYRDSNAEEADDLDGEIDLRSCTDVTEFAVQRNYGFQIHTKDAVFTLSAMTSGIRRNWIEALRKNVPPVSAPDVTKLSDCDKENSFHNCVPPKGSHRTEEQQQRGSGSEGNLKGSHWKADGQRHAFDYVELSPLPQDPGNQGSSQRTRGSLRISDRTPKHEELERDLAVRSEERRKWFETTDGRVPNSDGLVGESLLKAGEQDLPTPPLSEDQQIRLNEEIEKKWLELERLPLKDSRRVPLTALLNQSKVCHGDTTEALKKEVQSLRAQLESCRARNESLREAAKSQGDGHVPRGYISQEACERSLAEMESSHQQVMDELQRHHQRELERLRQEKERLLAEEAAATAAAIEALKKAHREEMNKELGRTRSFQQCGSVSDALQKQHQLDVDSLKRELQVLSEQYSQKCLEIGELTQKAEEREQTLLRCQQEGKELLRKNQELQTRLSDEIGKLRSFISSRGSGDRSPHNNERSSYELEVLLRVKENELQYLKKEVQCLREELQMMQKDKRFASGKYQDVYAELNHIKVRSEREIEQLKEHLRLAMAALQEKESLCNSVDE; encoded by the exons ATGACG GGCCCGCGCCTTGCGGAGCAGGTTCCCTTTTTAGAGGAGAGGAGACGTTGTGCTTTCCGGGAAGCTGAGAGCCCCTTGCACCACCTCTCAGAG CCAGATCTCCTCAATTTCAAGAAGGGATGGATGTCCATCCTGGATGAGCCGGGAGAG TGGAAGAAACATTGGTTTGTGCTGACGGACTCGAGCCTGAGGTATTACCGGGACTCAAACGCAGAGGAG GCTGATGACCTCGATGGAGAAATCGACCTCCGCTCCTGCACGGACGTGACAGAGTTTGCAGTGCAGCGCAACTATGGCTTCCAGATACAC ACAAAGGATGCTGTCTTCACTTTGTCGGCGATGACCTCGGGCATCCGGCGCAACTGGATTGAGGCCCTGAGAAAGAACGTGCCCCCGGTCAGTGCTCCGGATGTCACCAA GCTCTCCGACTGCGATAAGGAGAACTCCTTTCATAACTGCGTTCCCCCGAAGGGCTCACACCGgacagaggagcagcagcagcggggctCGGGCTCCGAGGGGAACTTGAAGGGCAGTCACTGGAAGGCGGACGGGCAGCGCCATGCCTTTGACTATGTGGAGCTGTCTCCCTTGCCACAGGACCCTGGGAATCAGGGGTCCTCACAGAGGACAAGAGGGAGCTTGAGGATCTCTGACCGAACTCCCAAGCATGAGGAGCTGGAGCGGGATCTGGCCGTCCGTTCAGAGGAGAGGCGGAAATGGTTCGAGACCACCGATGGAAGGGTCCCAAATAGTGATGGCCTGGTGGGGGAATCTTTGCTcaaggcaggggagcaggaccTGCCCACTCCCCCACTTTCGGAGGACCAGCAGATTCGGCTGAATGAGGAGATAGAGAAGAAGTGGCTGGAGCTGGAACGCCTGCCCTTGAAGGACTCACGGCGGGTGCCCTTGACAGCACTGCTGAACCAGAGCAAGGTTTGCCATGGAGACACCACTGAGGCACTGAAAAAGGAG GTCCAGTCACTGCGGGCACAACTGGAGTCCTGCCGGGCCCGAAACGAGAGCCTTCGGGAGGCAGCAAAATCCCAGGGAGATGGCCATGTGCCCCGGGGGTACATCTCACAG GAGGCCTGCGAGCGCAGCCTGGCCGAGATGGAGTCGTCCCACCAGCAAGTGATGGACGAGCTCCAGAGGCACCACCAGCGGGAGCTGGAGCGGCTGCGGCAGGAGAAGGAGCGGCTCCTGGCAGAGGAGGCTGCGGCGACAGCAGCAG CCATCGAGGCACTGAAGAAAGCCCACCGGGAGGAGATGAACAAGGAGCTGGGCAGGACACGAAGCTTCCAGCAGTGTGGCTCAGTCTCGGATGCCCTCCAGAAGCAGCACCA GTTGGATGTGGATTCCCTGAAGCGAGAGCTGCAGGTGCTTTCTGAACAGTACTCCCAAAAGTGCCTGGAAATTGGGGAGCTCACCCAGAAGGCCGAGGAACGGGAGCAGACACTGCTGCGCTGTcagcaggagggaaaggagctCCTCCGGAAAAACCAG gagctgcaaaCCCGCCTCTCGGATGAGATCGGGAAGCTGCGAAGCTTTATTTCGTCACGGGGCTCTGGGGACCGCTCTCCGCACAACAATGAGCGGAGCTCCTATGAGCTAGAG GTGCTGCTGCGGGTGAAGGAGAATGAGCTCCAATACCTGAAAAAAGAGGTGCAGTGCCTCCGGGAGGAGCTGCAGATGATGCAAAAG GATAAGAGATTTGCCTCAGGGAAATACCAAGATGTCTATGCAGAGCTCAATCACATTAAGGTGCGCTCAGAGCGAGAGATTGAGCAGCTGAAGGAGCACCTGCGCCTGGCcatggcagctctgcaggagaaGGAGTCACTGTGCAACAGTGTTGACGAGTAA
- the TRIOBP gene encoding TRIO and F-actin-binding protein isoform X5 yields MTPDLLNFKKGWMSILDEPGEWKKHWFVLTDSSLRYYRDSNAEEADDLDGEIDLRSCTDVTEFAVQRNYGFQIHTKDAVFTLSAMTSGIRRNWIEALRKNVPPVSAPDVTKLSDCDKENSFHNCVPPKGSHRTEEQQQRGSGSEGNLKGSHWKADGQRHAFDYVELSPLPQDPGNQGSSQRTRGSLRISDRTPKHEELERDLAVRSEERRKWFETTDGRVPNSDGLVGESLLKAGEQDLPTPPLSEDQQIRLNEEIEKKWLELERLPLKDSRRVPLTALLNQSKVCHGDTTEALKKEVQSLRAQLESCRARNESLREAAKSQGDGHVPRGYISQEACERSLAEMESSHQQVMDELQRHHQRELERLRQEKERLLAEEAAATAAAIEALKKAHREEMNKELGRTRSFQQCGSVSDALQKQHQLDVDSLKRELQVLSEQYSQKCLEIGELTQKAEEREQTLLRCQQEGKELLRKNQELQTRLSDEIGKLRSFISSRGSGDRSPHNNERSSYELEVLLRVKENELQYLKKEVQCLREELQMMQKDKRFASGKYQDVYAELNHIKVRSEREIEQLKEHLRLAMAALQEKESLCNSVDE; encoded by the exons ATGACG CCAGATCTCCTCAATTTCAAGAAGGGATGGATGTCCATCCTGGATGAGCCGGGAGAG TGGAAGAAACATTGGTTTGTGCTGACGGACTCGAGCCTGAGGTATTACCGGGACTCAAACGCAGAGGAG GCTGATGACCTCGATGGAGAAATCGACCTCCGCTCCTGCACGGACGTGACAGAGTTTGCAGTGCAGCGCAACTATGGCTTCCAGATACAC ACAAAGGATGCTGTCTTCACTTTGTCGGCGATGACCTCGGGCATCCGGCGCAACTGGATTGAGGCCCTGAGAAAGAACGTGCCCCCGGTCAGTGCTCCGGATGTCACCAA GCTCTCCGACTGCGATAAGGAGAACTCCTTTCATAACTGCGTTCCCCCGAAGGGCTCACACCGgacagaggagcagcagcagcggggctCGGGCTCCGAGGGGAACTTGAAGGGCAGTCACTGGAAGGCGGACGGGCAGCGCCATGCCTTTGACTATGTGGAGCTGTCTCCCTTGCCACAGGACCCTGGGAATCAGGGGTCCTCACAGAGGACAAGAGGGAGCTTGAGGATCTCTGACCGAACTCCCAAGCATGAGGAGCTGGAGCGGGATCTGGCCGTCCGTTCAGAGGAGAGGCGGAAATGGTTCGAGACCACCGATGGAAGGGTCCCAAATAGTGATGGCCTGGTGGGGGAATCTTTGCTcaaggcaggggagcaggaccTGCCCACTCCCCCACTTTCGGAGGACCAGCAGATTCGGCTGAATGAGGAGATAGAGAAGAAGTGGCTGGAGCTGGAACGCCTGCCCTTGAAGGACTCACGGCGGGTGCCCTTGACAGCACTGCTGAACCAGAGCAAGGTTTGCCATGGAGACACCACTGAGGCACTGAAAAAGGAG GTCCAGTCACTGCGGGCACAACTGGAGTCCTGCCGGGCCCGAAACGAGAGCCTTCGGGAGGCAGCAAAATCCCAGGGAGATGGCCATGTGCCCCGGGGGTACATCTCACAG GAGGCCTGCGAGCGCAGCCTGGCCGAGATGGAGTCGTCCCACCAGCAAGTGATGGACGAGCTCCAGAGGCACCACCAGCGGGAGCTGGAGCGGCTGCGGCAGGAGAAGGAGCGGCTCCTGGCAGAGGAGGCTGCGGCGACAGCAGCAG CCATCGAGGCACTGAAGAAAGCCCACCGGGAGGAGATGAACAAGGAGCTGGGCAGGACACGAAGCTTCCAGCAGTGTGGCTCAGTCTCGGATGCCCTCCAGAAGCAGCACCA GTTGGATGTGGATTCCCTGAAGCGAGAGCTGCAGGTGCTTTCTGAACAGTACTCCCAAAAGTGCCTGGAAATTGGGGAGCTCACCCAGAAGGCCGAGGAACGGGAGCAGACACTGCTGCGCTGTcagcaggagggaaaggagctCCTCCGGAAAAACCAG gagctgcaaaCCCGCCTCTCGGATGAGATCGGGAAGCTGCGAAGCTTTATTTCGTCACGGGGCTCTGGGGACCGCTCTCCGCACAACAATGAGCGGAGCTCCTATGAGCTAGAG GTGCTGCTGCGGGTGAAGGAGAATGAGCTCCAATACCTGAAAAAAGAGGTGCAGTGCCTCCGGGAGGAGCTGCAGATGATGCAAAAG GATAAGAGATTTGCCTCAGGGAAATACCAAGATGTCTATGCAGAGCTCAATCACATTAAGGTGCGCTCAGAGCGAGAGATTGAGCAGCTGAAGGAGCACCTGCGCCTGGCcatggcagctctgcaggagaaGGAGTCACTGTGCAACAGTGTTGACGAGTAA